A single region of the Mycobacterium avium subsp. avium genome encodes:
- a CDS encoding serine/threonine-protein kinase, whose amino-acid sequence MNEHKGTTRRIRAGRRLLSNPRQARAALRAGFQSLPGMPIGQLFRRIPPVDSRPHPEPAAAQGHSEPGGPRLTIGNGASFAGYTILRQLGAGGMAEVYLALHPRLPRRDVIKVLAEAVTVDPEFRERFNREADLAATLWHPHIVGVHDRGEFNGHLWISMDYVEGTDASRLVKESYPDGMPLDEVSAIVQAVAGALDYAHARGLLHRDVKPANILLTHPEAGERRILLADFGVARHLGDISGITETNVAVGTVAYAAPEQLTGSPIDGRADQYALAATAFHLLTGAPPFQHSNPIAVIGQHLHEDPPRLSDFRPELAALDEVFCQALAKAPEDRFDRCRAFAAAVSRECDGAAAIGPDARSRTVASPAHRRRGPDRVIAAVTHRFSPQTRWAAALVCAVLVAVAATWSVLYSFQPGAPPANPALASKPSPPAAVAAPIAGGPVLNGTYKLDYDQTKRTTNGIGIRHDGAGTNWWAFRSACTSSGCAATGTRLDDATHQTAGGPDGGQTDTLRFVGGYWQGAPEQQRVGCTRPGGPAGATQQETIAWSLAPQSDGTLRGTETETVLSNECGAQGAVVRVPVVATRVGDVPPGVTVADPASVINASPTAAAPAPPVLGGLCSDVGKVAYDPTNNEQIVCEGSSWAKAPITMGVHAAGSSCDRPGTSVFAMSTSSDGYLLQCDPVTRTWTRPAG is encoded by the coding sequence GTGAACGAGCACAAGGGAACTACCCGGCGCATCAGGGCCGGGCGGCGACTGTTGAGCAACCCGCGACAGGCCCGCGCGGCGCTGCGCGCGGGCTTTCAGTCGCTGCCCGGCATGCCCATCGGGCAGCTGTTTCGCCGGATCCCGCCGGTCGATTCCCGCCCACACCCGGAACCCGCAGCGGCGCAAGGGCATAGCGAGCCCGGCGGGCCGCGACTGACGATAGGCAACGGAGCGTCGTTCGCCGGGTACACCATTTTGCGGCAGCTGGGCGCCGGCGGTATGGCCGAGGTGTACCTGGCTCTGCATCCCCGGCTGCCGCGCCGCGACGTGATCAAGGTGCTCGCCGAGGCGGTGACGGTCGATCCCGAGTTTCGCGAAAGATTCAACCGGGAGGCCGATCTGGCCGCGACGCTGTGGCATCCGCACATCGTCGGCGTCCACGACCGCGGTGAATTCAACGGCCACCTGTGGATCTCGATGGACTACGTCGAGGGCACCGACGCCTCGCGGCTGGTCAAAGAGAGCTACCCCGACGGCATGCCGTTGGACGAGGTGTCGGCCATCGTGCAGGCGGTGGCGGGCGCGCTGGACTACGCGCACGCCCGCGGCCTACTGCACCGTGATGTGAAGCCGGCCAACATCCTGCTCACCCATCCCGAAGCGGGGGAGCGGCGAATCTTGTTGGCGGACTTCGGGGTTGCGCGGCATCTGGGCGACATCAGCGGGATCACCGAAACCAACGTCGCGGTGGGGACGGTGGCGTATGCCGCGCCCGAGCAGCTGACGGGTTCGCCCATCGACGGCCGGGCAGACCAATATGCCTTGGCCGCAACGGCTTTCCATCTGCTCACCGGTGCGCCGCCATTCCAGCACTCCAACCCGATCGCGGTGATCGGTCAGCATCTGCACGAGGACCCGCCCCGGCTCAGCGATTTCCGGCCCGAGCTGGCCGCGCTGGACGAGGTGTTCTGCCAGGCCCTGGCCAAGGCGCCCGAGGACAGGTTCGACCGGTGTCGCGCGTTCGCCGCCGCCGTCAGCCGGGAGTGCGACGGCGCCGCCGCGATCGGCCCTGATGCCCGGTCGCGCACCGTCGCGTCGCCGGCGCACCGCCGGCGCGGGCCGGACCGTGTCATCGCCGCCGTGACGCACCGGTTCTCGCCGCAAACCCGGTGGGCCGCCGCGTTGGTGTGCGCGGTGCTCGTCGCCGTCGCGGCGACCTGGTCGGTGCTCTACTCGTTTCAGCCCGGCGCCCCGCCGGCCAACCCCGCGCTCGCGTCGAAACCGTCGCCGCCCGCCGCCGTCGCCGCGCCCATCGCGGGCGGACCGGTGCTCAACGGGACCTACAAGCTGGACTACGACCAGACCAAGCGCACCACCAACGGCATCGGGATCCGCCACGACGGAGCCGGTACCAACTGGTGGGCCTTCCGGTCGGCGTGCACCAGCAGCGGGTGTGCGGCCACCGGGACGCGGTTGGACGACGCCACCCATCAAACGGCCGGCGGTCCCGACGGGGGCCAGACGGACACGCTGCGCTTCGTGGGCGGTTACTGGCAGGGGGCGCCCGAACAGCAGCGGGTGGGCTGCACCCGGCCCGGCGGGCCCGCCGGGGCGACTCAGCAGGAGACGATCGCCTGGTCGCTGGCGCCGCAGAGCGACGGGACGCTGCGCGGCACCGAGACCGAGACGGTGCTCAGCAACGAGTGTGGCGCTCAGGGGGCGGTGGTGCGGGTGCCGGTGGTGGCTACCCGGGTCGGCGACGTGCCGCCGGGAGTGACCGTGGCCGATCCCGCTTCGGTGATCAACGCCTCGCCCACCGCGGCCGCGCCGGCGCCGCCGGTGCTGGGCGGGCTGTGCAGCGATGTCGGCAAGGTCGCCTACGACCCGACCAACAACGAGCAGATCGTCTGCGAGGGCAGCAGCTGGGCCAAGGCGCCGATCACCATGGGCGTGCACGCGGCCGGCAGCTCGTGTGACCGGCCGGGCACCTCGGTGTTCGCCATGAGCACCTCCAGTGACGGCTACCTGCTGCAGTGCGATCCGGTCACCCGCACGTGGACGCGTCCCGCTGGGTAG